The Gloeomargarita lithophora Alchichica-D10 genomic sequence CGACAAGACAATTGCTGTATTTTATATTGCCGATTATGGCGACAGCGACCGGCTTTCCCAGGCGGTTGCCCACGGGGCGAACAAGGCGGGGGCAACGGTGGAAATGGTGGATATGAAAACGGCGGATTTGCAGGAGGTGCGGGAATTGGTGGAGCGCAGTCAGGGGCTGGTGGTGGGTCTGCCGCCGGTGACCGGGGACTTTGCCAGCCATCTGCGGGCGGTGGTGAGTACGATCCTCGGTTCCGTGCAAAGCAAGCAGAGGGTGGGGTTGTTCGAGTCCGGGGGCGGCGATGATGAATCTATTCATGTTTTGGCGGCCAAATTCCGGGATTTGGGGTTGAGCGGGGCGTTTCCGGCGTTGCGCTGGGAGGGGTCACCCACGCCAGCGACCTACCAACGGGCGGAGGAGGCGGGTACCGACTTGGGGCAATGGGTAAACCGGGATCGGGCAATTCAGCAGATGAAAGCCCTGGACAATGACCTGGATCGGGCTTTGGGACGCTTGAGCGGTGGTTTGTACATTATTACGGCTGAGCAGGAGCAACGCAGCGGAGCCATGTTAGCCAGTTGGGTGACCCAGGCCAGTTTTCAACCCTTGGGTTTAACAATTGCGGTCGCCAAAGACCGGGCGATTGAGTCCCTGATGCAGGTGGGGGATAGCTTTGTTTTGAACGTGCTGGAAGCGGCGCATTACCAACACCTGATGAAGCATTTTCTCAAGCGGTTTGGGCCGGGGGATGACCGGTTCGCCGGGGTAAAAACCCAACCGGCCAAGAATGGTTCTCCCATTTTGACTGAAGCCTTGGCGTACTTAGAATGTACGGTGGCAACTCGGATGGAATGTTCTGACCATTGGATAATTTATGCCACGGTGGACACGGGACGGGTGGCCAAACCGGAGGGTTTAACGGCGGTACATCATCGCAAGGTGGGGAACCATTACTAAATTTGCCTAAAGGGCACCTCTATAAATTGAAAATTAGCGGTCGCAGGGGGGCACCCCCCGCCCTTGGTTCTCGGTAATATCTGCATTCCAGCGAGATAACTTTCTGCTGGTTCAAATAAATAGAGGTGTCCTAAAAACGATATATTTTTTGCCCTCTTATAGCGTTAGCGTACCGTAGGTATACTCCCCTTTTTCATTCTGGGAGAGGAGCAGGGGGTGAGGTTTTATTTGCCGAATAATTTGAGACTGCTATAGTCCATCAACTTAAGAGAGAAATCACCATCAAATCACATTCCCAAAGCCACCATCAACGGCCAAAGAATTAATCCCACCAAAGCCAATTCCGCCAGAATAATCGCCCCCCCAAAACACAGCACCGCCCGCACCCAATTCAGTTGATGTTCTTGCCCCATACCCCGCACCAAATTCACCACCACCCAAACATTAATTCCTAAGGAAAACAACAAACCCAAACGGGGAGAAACCTTCAGCGCACTATTGGCCGCCCCGGTGAGAATTAACGGCCACAAACCCTGCGCCACCACCCCTAAAGTATCGGTCACAGAGCCAATCCCCCCCAACAGCCGAGCGACCATGTGCAATGCCGCCGACAACCAAAACCAGCCCACCCCGCCCCCCAAAAGGAACAAAAAAAACCACCCCAACCAACCGTCAGCGGTGCTATTCGTGATTCCCGCCGCATTAAAAGACAACACAGTTAAAACTAACAAAATACTTACAATTGCTACGGAGGGATGGGGGCGACCCAACCCAGGTCGAAACCAGCTATTGTACAGACCATCCAGGAGCATCATCGGTATTACTCCATGAGTGCCAAGGGAATTTTATTCCAGTAGGTGAGGCGGGTCAGCCGTTGTTCTGGGAACCATTGGTCGAGGCTGAAACTAAATAATTGTTGAAACGATTCCCGCCAATCGGGGGTTAGATAATTGCGAATCACCGGTTCCGTTTTTAGTTCTACCAATTCCTTAACTTTTTCCACCGCATCATAATAATTTCCTAGGGAATCCACTAACTTTATATCCAAAGCGGCAGCACCAATTACAATCCGACCATCGGCGACTTTTTCTAACTCTGACCGAGTGATTTTATCCTGCCGACCCCGCAAAATAGCTTCAAAAAATTGTTGGTAGGATTGATTCACAAACGCCTTCAATAAATCCGTTTCGCCAGGGGTAATCGGGCGGTAGGCAGAGGCAATATCTTTGAATTTCCCACTTTTAATGGTAATCGTCTGCACCCCGACTTTTTTGAGTAAATCCGTGAGATTTTGTACCTGGACAATCACCCCAATCGAACCGGTAATCGTCGAAGGATTGGCCACAATATGGTCGGCGGCGGCGGCGATATAATATCCCCCAGAAGCGGCGGCATCCGCCATCGTAGCGACAATTTTGACCTTACCTTTTTGGCGCACCCGCATCAATTCTTCGTAAATGGCTTGGGAAGCGGCGGCGGAACCTCCAGGGCTATTGATATTGAGTAAAATGGCTTTTACCCCATCCCGTTCAGCGCGCCGCACCGCCCGCATAATCGCCTGCGCCCCAACGGTAGTACCACTGCCCAGGGGACTACTTTCACCAGCGAATGTAATAACGCCAGCAATGGGGATCAAGGCCACATTAGCCGTTCCCCCGCTAGT encodes the following:
- a CDS encoding diflavin flavoprotein: MVAIVTPSQVKRLSLQVEKIGADTTTIRSLDWERDRFDIEFGLQNGTTYNSFLIQGDKTALVDTSHAKFRELYLPQIQTLIDLTQLDYLIISHTEPDHSGLVRDILALAPQVTVVGSKVALQFLDNFIHVPYQRMQVKQGDTIDLGRGHVLEFINAPNLHWPDTILTWDQGSQILFTCDVFGMHYCRETLYDDSLTEIEADFRYYYDCLMGPNARSVLAALKRMAPLGQPQVIATGHGPLLRHYIPDWLSRYQDWSQDQSKSDKTIAVFYIADYGDSDRLSQAVAHGANKAGATVEMVDMKTADLQEVRELVERSQGLVVGLPPVTGDFASHLRAVVSTILGSVQSKQRVGLFESGGGDDESIHVLAAKFRDLGLSGAFPALRWEGSPTPATYQRAEEAGTDLGQWVNRDRAIQQMKALDNDLDRALGRLSGGLYIITAEQEQRSGAMLASWVTQASFQPLGLTIAVAKDRAIESLMQVGDSFVLNVLEAAHYQHLMKHFLKRFGPGDDRFAGVKTQPAKNGSPILTEALAYLECTVATRMECSDHWIIYATVDTGRVAKPEGLTAVHHRKVGNHY
- a CDS encoding Yip1 family protein produces the protein MMLLDGLYNSWFRPGLGRPHPSVAIVSILLVLTVLSFNAAGITNSTADGWLGWFFLFLLGGGVGWFWLSAALHMVARLLGGIGSVTDTLGVVAQGLWPLILTGAANSALKVSPRLGLLFSLGINVWVVVNLVRGMGQEHQLNWVRAVLCFGGAIILAELALVGLILWPLMVALGM
- the sppA gene encoding signal peptide peptidase SppA, giving the protein MLRQDRLIALALIIICLVAALGNWVGGVPLQRPTPTTGTSGGTANVALIPIAGVITFAGESSPLGSGTTVGAQAIMRAVRRAERDGVKAILLNINSPGGSAAASQAIYEELMRVRQKGKVKIVATMADAAASGGYYIAAAADHIVANPSTITGSIGVIVQVQNLTDLLKKVGVQTITIKSGKFKDIASAYRPITPGETDLLKAFVNQSYQQFFEAILRGRQDKITRSELEKVADGRIVIGAAALDIKLVDSLGNYYDAVEKVKELVELKTEPVIRNYLTPDWRESFQQLFSFSLDQWFPEQRLTRLTYWNKIPLALME